The Chelatococcus sp. HY11 nucleotide sequence TTGAGATGTCTTTCCCAGGACTTGCGGCGCCTGTGCTCAGCATCGCGAGCCTCAGGATCGAGGCTGGAACGCGCGTCGCCATTGCCGGTGCCTCCGGCTCCGGAAAGAGCACCTTTGTCAATCTGGTCACCGGCCTCGAGCGCGCCAGCAAAGGGCGCATCTCGTGGAACTCTACGGATCTCGGCGCTCTCTCGCACAGTGAACGCGACCGTTGGCGTGGTGAGACCATAGGGCTCGTCATGCAGGACTTCCACCTGTTTCCCGGCCTATCGGCATTGGACAACGTGCTGCTCCCCGCGCGGCTCGCTTTCGCGTTGACGCCGAAGCACACGCAACGTGCCCGCGATCTCCTTGAGCGCGCCGGGCTCAAGCAGCCGCAGCAACGCATCGAGACGATGTCGCGGGGCGAGATGCAGCGTGTCGCCGTGGCGCGCGCGCTCCTGCGCAAGCCCTCCATCATTGTCGCGGATGAGCCCACCGCCAGCCTCGATGAGGACAATGGGAAGGCTGTCGGCGATCTCATCTTCGAACTCGCGGCAGCCGAGAAAAGCACGCTGATCACCGTATCGCACGACCAGCGCCTGATTGCGCGCTTCGAACGGCGGATCGAATTCGCGAACGGGCGCATCGCTGCCGATACGGCCCGGGGCTAGCGAAGGGACTGCCGTGCTACACTTCATTCTCGCGGATTTGAGACGCCTCTGGGCCGGCTCCATCGTGATCATAGCCCTGGTCGCCCTCGCGACGGCGCTCGGCGTCACGGTCACCCTGCAGGAACGTGCGCTGCGCCTTGGCAGCGCGCGCGCGGCCGACAAGTTTGACGTCATCGTCGGCGCGCCCGGCAGCGAAACGCAGCTTCTTCTGTCCACGGTCTTTCTGCAGCCGGCGGCCTTGCCGTTGCTCCGTGGCAGTGTCCTGGCTGATCTGACAAAGGATCCGCGAGTCGTATGGGCGGCCCCTGTCGGCTTCGGTGACAGCTTTTCCGGATATCCGATCATCGGAACGACGTCGACGCTTGTCCAGAATACATCATCAGGCCTATCTGATGGTCGCCTCTTCACATCGGAGACGGAAGCTGTCATCGGATCCGCTGTCGATCTGCCAACTGAAACGATCATCAAGCCTATGCACGGGACGGCCGACACCGGCGGCCATGCCCATACGGAGCTGGCTTATACAGTTGTCGGCAAGCTCGCTCCCACAGGCACGCCCTGGGATCGCGCGATCTTTGTCCCGATCAGCGCCGTCTGGCACATCCACGGTATGAGAAAAGCGCGGGACCATGCCGGGCATGATCATGACGCACAGGGCCAAGGCGGCGATGACAAGGACGGTCATGACGATCATGCGCACGACAATGATGGACATGATCGCGAAGAAGGTGGGACGCCGGCAACGACAGCCGGCTTGAACGAAAACTTCGACAACCGAACCCCAGGTATTCCAGCCGTTCTTATCAAGCCCAAGTCCATCGCCGACGCCTATCGTCTGCGCCAGGATTATCGCGGCGAGACATCGTTGGCGGTCTTTCCAGGTGAAGTATTGACCCGGCTCTATGCGACGCTGGGCGATGCAAAGATCGTTCTCACCGCTGTCGCCATTGGCGCGCAGGCTCTTGTTGCTGCCTCACTTGTACTCGTGACGATCCTGCATCTCTCCCAACGACGTCGCCAGATTGGCGCGTTACGGGCGCTCGGGGCGCCACGGCTCTCGGTCTCGCTTATCGTCTGGCTCGAACCCTTCCTGCTTATCCTCGTGGGGATAGCGTTCGGCTTCGTACTCGGCTATAGCGCGGCGCTCACAATAGCCAAGGTCGTGACCCAGGGCAGCGGGGTCCGGCTGCCCGTGGAGTTTGCCCGCGGCGACTTCTGGTCAGCGTTCCTCCTTGTCATCTTCGCGGCACTTCTGGCGCTGATCCCGGCGGTCCTCGCTTACAGGCAATCACCGGCGGCGGCGTTGCGCGCCTGATCGGTCGTGAAGTTCTTTATCGGAAGACATGACCTGATTGATAGTCGGCTTCTCCTGCCGGCGCGAATGCACGAACGATTACAACTGACGTCGCCCACCCCCGGCTGCCGTCAAATGGCTGCTGTCACATGGCTGTCGCGTAACTGAGAGCACATAAGTCCTTTAAGCTGCACACTCGAATCTGATTGGTTTCATCATGCTACGCTTTCTGGCTGTGCGTACGGCTCGCGCCGTTCTCACGCTATTCATCTGTGTTTCAGCCGTATTCATTACATTGCGGCTCGCGGGTGATCCGGCCGAAATCATGTTATCTGTTGATACACAACCTGAGGTACGCGCTTATTACAGCGAATTATGGGGCCTCGATCAGCCGATATATGATCAATACATCCGCTATTTCACCAGCGCGCTGCGCGGTGATTTCGGGTTGTCTTTCGCGGACGAACGGCCGGCTTTCGATGCCGTGATCGAAGCCCTGCCGAACACGGCCCTGCTCGGCTCAGCATCTCTCCTTCTCGCACTCATTGTCGGCCTGCCGCTCGGCATCCTGGCTGCCCTCAAGCACAACAGCGCCATCGACAGGCTCGCCATGGCGTCGGCCGTCTTCGGTTATGCCGTGCCCGTCTTCTTCCTGGGCATCCTGCTGATCCTGCTTTTCGCGCTGAAGCTCAGGGTTCTGCCATCCGCGGGCTCCGACAGTCTCACGCACCTCATCCTCCCGGTCGTGACGCTCGGCCTGCCGCTGGCGGGGCGCCTCGCGCGTTTCGCCCGTACATCAACGCTGGAGGTGCTCGGCAAGCCATTCATCCGCGCGGCGCGTGGCCGGGGTGTCATGCCGGTCGGCGTCATCGTCCGCCACGCGCTTCCCAATGCTTCCGTGCCGCTGCTGATGTTCCTTGGTATCGAGATCGGCAACATTCTCGCCGGCAGCGCCGTGGTCGAGACCATTTTCGCCTGGCCCGGCATCGGCCGGCTGCTCGTCGACTCCGTCGCGACCCGCGACCTGCCCGTGGTCCAGGCAGTCATCATCACGATCACGCTGATCATGGTGTCAGCCAACCTGCTCGTCGACATCGTCCACATCATGATCGATCCGCGCCTTGGCGGGTTCCGGAAGGCCTCGGGAGCGCAGGCCTGATGGCGACGCTCGATACATCCGCACCCGCCACTCGCCGCTCCCTGTCGCTCGGCATGTCGCCGATCGTGGTCATCTCAGCGGCCTTCCTCGTCTTCATGGTCTTCGTCGCCATCTTCGCCGAATGGCTTGCGCCGATCCATTACACGACACAGAACCTGGCGGCGCGGCTGCGCCCACCTCTGACGGTGCAGGGCGACTTCACCTATTATCTCGGCACGGACCAACTCGGCCGCGATATTCTGAGCCGGCTCATCTATGCAATCCGCACGTCCATCCTGATCGCCGTGCTCGGCACCCTGCTCGGCGCCGTGGTCGGCACGTTGCTCGGCTTCGTGGCAGCACGGCTCCGGGGGCTGCCGGATCAGGCGATCATGATGCTGGTCGATACGCAGGCGGCGATCCCGGCGCTGCTGCTGGCCCTGACGATGCTGGCCTTCTTCGGCAACAATGTCGTCCTCTTCATCATCCTCGTCAGTCTCGATGGATGGGAGAAATACACGCGGCTCGCCCGGGGCCTGGTCGTCTCGGAGCAAACGAGCGACTACATCAATGCCGTCGAGGCCTTGGGGGCACGTTCAGGCCGCGTCATCTTCAAGCATCTCCTGCCGAACATCGTCGCGGCGCTTGTTGTTCAGGCCACGCTGAACTTTCCCGGCACAATTCTTCTGGAAACCTCGCTGTCCTTTCTTGGTCTTGGCGTGCAGCCGCCGGGCACCTCGCTCGGCCTGATGCTGGGAGAAGGCAGGCGCCATCTGCTCAACGCCTGGTGGATCGCGGTGTTTCCGGGATGCGCGATCTTCCTGACGACCCTTGCCATGAGCCTGTTCGGCGACTGGCTGCGCGATCGTCTCGACCCGACCGTCGACCGAGGATAACCCGACATGGCTTTTGCCTGGATGGAACCCGCGGCGCATCCGCTCGTCATTGCTCATCGCGGGGGCGCCCTGCTTGCGTCGGAGAACACCCCGGCCGCCTTCATCGCGGCTCGGAGCGCCGGCGCGCATGCCGTCGAGACGGACGTCCGTCGAACGGCTGACGGCGCGCTCGTCTGCGTGCACGACGCGGATCTCGCGCGCCTGGCGGGGGACCCGCGCCGCGTGGATGAGCTCAGCCTTCAGGAATTGAGGTGCTGCCTCCCGGCCGTAATGACCCTCGACGAAGCGCTCGCGGTCTCCAAGGGGCTGGGCGTGCTTCTCGACGTCAAGATGACGGACAGCGCGATCCTCGCCCCCATCATGGCGCTCCTGGCCGAGGGCGAGGCTATCGAGCGCACCATGCTCGGATTGCGCGACCTCGCGCTGATCGACGCCGCCCGTATGCGCTCGGACGCCGTCAATATCCTCGTATTCCTCGAGGATCCCGATTCAGCGCCGCAGGCGCGGCGGGCGGGCGCCGACTGGTTCCGCCTGTGGGAAGGCGCCGCGACAGCGCTGCGCGCGGCGACTGCCCGCGCGGAAGGCCTGCGCCTCGCCGTCATGGTCGGCCAGCCGCGGAGCGAGCCACTGCCGGGCGAGTATCCGCCCTTTCCCGTCGGGCATATCGATCACGAGGGGCTTGAGGGGCTCGCGGCACTCAAGCCCGACGCGATCCTTCTCGATGACCCCCGGCTCATCGCCTCCACCCACTCATAGCCCCACGCGGGGGCACCGCCCGCCTCTGCGATCAATGAGTACGCCACCCGTCGGCGCAGTCCATCCCGCACACCACAAAGGAGTTGACCATGGTTTCGTTTACACGCCGCCGCCTGCTGGAGGGAGCCGTCGCGGCTCCCTTCATCGTGAGCGCGACACGCGGCTTCGCCGCCGCCAGTGATCGCCCGAACTTCACGATCGCCGTCGCCGATCTGCCCGCGACGCTCGAGCCCGCGCGCGAACTCTCCAATGTCGGCACGCGCGTGACCTATTCAATCTTCGACACGCTGATCCGGCGCGACTTCCTTGGCTCGCCCGACGGCGGCGGCTCGGACCTGAAGCCGCATCTCGCCACCAAATGGGAGCGTGTGTCGCCGTCAGAACTCATCGTGACGCTTCGCGAAGGCGTGAAGTTCCACAATGGTGACGAACTCACCTCGGAAGACGTCGCCTACACCTTCCGCGACGGCCGCCTGTGGGGCGACAAGGCCCAGATCCCCGGCGGCAAGCCCTATTTCGGGGTTCTCGCGAGCGTGGAGCCGATCGATCGCTACACTGTCCGGTTCCGCACGAAGGCGCCGGACGTGCTGCTCGAGCAGCGCCTCGCCTCCTGGTGCGCCTGGATCGTCAACAAGCGCGCCTACGAGGAAATGGGCTTCGAAGCCTATTCCAAGAAGCCCGTCGCGACCGGACCCTACAAGGTCGTCAGCCACAGCGCGTCGGAAGCCACCGCGCTCGACGCCTTCGATGACTACTTCATGGGACGCCCGACGGCCAAGCGCGTCACCTTCAAGCGCGTCCCGGAACTCGCGGCGCGCGTCGCGGGTCTCGTCGCCGGCGACTACGATCTCATCACCAACATTCCACCCGACCAGATGAGCGTGGTGGGCGACTACAAGGACATCGACGTCCGCTCGGTCGTCCTCGCCAATGTCCACGTCCTCGCCTTCAACGAGAAGGACAAGGTGCTGTCGGACAAGCGCATCCGCCAGGCGCTGGTCGCCTCCATCGATCGCCAGGCGCTCGTCGACAGCCTGTGGCAGGGCACGGCGCTCGTCCCCCAGAGCCACAACTTCCCCGAATACGGACAGATGTTCGTCGAGGGCCGGAAGCTGCCCTTCGACCAAGCCAAGGCCCGGGCGCTCTTGAAGGAAGCCGGATACAACGGCGAGCCGATCGTCTATCGCACGCAGGCAAACTACTACACGAACGCGCTTGAGGCCGGCCAAATCCTGATCGAGCAGTGGAAGGCCGTCGGCATCAACGCCTCGCTGCAGGTTATCGAGAACTCCACCCAGCAACGCGGTCCCGGCGCCCAGATCTTCAACTGGTCGAACTCCACCCGCCTGCCCGATCCGCTGGGCGCCATCTGGGTGGCCTGGGGTGCTGATGGCGAGATCCAGAAGCAGGGCTTCTGGCAATCCGCCGATGCCTTCAACAAGGCTGGCCGCGCACTGGAGGCAGAGACCGACCCCGCCAAGCGCAAGGCGTTCTTCACGCAGATGCTGGACGCCTGGGAGGACGAGGCGCAGGCCACCATCCTCTATCAGCCGAGCGAGGCCTACGCGATCAAGAAGTCGATCGCCTGGCGCCCGACGACCTTCTATTTCATGGATCTGCGCCCGGACAATCTGTCCTTCGGCAAGGCCTGAAGGCTCGAGCTCGATAGCAAACGCGGGGGGCGGCTTCGGCCACCCTTCGCATTCCGGCGATTTCTGCTTCGTGAGCCGCCGCGTCAATCCTTGTTGCGCGCCAAGCGATGCTCGATCTCGCCGACGATGCCGCGGCGGAACAGGAGCACGCTCGCCACGAAGACCGCGCCGATGACGACCGGCACGGGCAAGGAATAGGCGGCAAGGTAGTTCTCGAGCGAGACCACGAGGAAGGCGCCGACGACCGGACCCAGCATGGTCCCGATGCCGCCGAGCAGCGTCATCAGCACCACCTGTCCCGATGCCTGCCAAGTGACATCCGTCAACGACGCCAGCTGGAAAACGATCGCCTTGGTCCCGCCAGCCATGCCGGCGATCGTCGCGGAAAGGACGAAGACGACCAGCTTGTAGCGATCCACGTCATAGCCGAGCGAGATCGCGCGCGGTTCGTGCTCACGGATCGCCTTCAGGACCTGTCCATAGGGCGAATGCACCACACGCCAGACGATGAAGAAGCCGATCAAGAAGATCGCGAGCACGGTGTAATACATCGCAAGTGGCTGGCTGAGATCGATCAATCCGAAGAGATGGCCGCGCGGCACCCGCTGCAGACCATCCTCCCCGCCCGTGAAACGCGCCTGCAGATAGAGGAAGAAGATCATCTGCGACATCGCCAGCGTGATCATCGCGAAGTAGATGCCCTTGCGGCGGATGGCGAGGAAGCCGATGATCACGCCGAAGACCGCGCTCGCGGCCATGCCCGTCAGGATGGCGAGTTCCGGCGTCAGCCCCCAGACCTTGGCGGCATGGGCCGCGATGTAGCCTCCCGTGCCGAAAAACGCGGCATGGCCGAAGGACAGCAGGCCGGTGAACCCGATCAGCAGGTTGAAGGCCACCGCAAAGAGCGCGAAACACAGCAGCTTCATCGCGAAGGTGGGGTAGAGCACGAAGGGTGCAGCCAGCGCGAGCACCAGGAGCACGGCGCCGAGGGCGAGGCGAGCCTTGTTGTCCATCGTCTCAGTCCCCCTTGCCGAACAGCCCGGAGGGCCGAAGCAGCAGCACGATCGCCATGATGACGAAAACGACGATGTTCGACGCCTCGGGATAGAAGACCTTGGTCAGGCCCTCACAGATGCCGAGCACATAGCCCGAGACGATGGCGCCCATGATCGAGCCGAGGCCGCCGATCACCACCACCGCGAAGACGATGATAATCAGGTTGCTGCCCATCAAGGGGCTGACCTGATAAACCGGCGCCGCCAGGACACCGGCGAGCCCC carries:
- a CDS encoding ATP-binding cassette domain-containing protein, with amino-acid sequence MAIHDLCLNGVEMSFPGLAAPVLSIASLRIEAGTRVAIAGASGSGKSTFVNLVTGLERASKGRISWNSTDLGALSHSERDRWRGETIGLVMQDFHLFPGLSALDNVLLPARLAFALTPKHTQRARDLLERAGLKQPQQRIETMSRGEMQRVAVARALLRKPSIIVADEPTASLDEDNGKAVGDLIFELAAAEKSTLITVSHDQRLIARFERRIEFANGRIAADTARG
- a CDS encoding ABC transporter permease, whose protein sequence is MLHFILADLRRLWAGSIVIIALVALATALGVTVTLQERALRLGSARAADKFDVIVGAPGSETQLLLSTVFLQPAALPLLRGSVLADLTKDPRVVWAAPVGFGDSFSGYPIIGTTSTLVQNTSSGLSDGRLFTSETEAVIGSAVDLPTETIIKPMHGTADTGGHAHTELAYTVVGKLAPTGTPWDRAIFVPISAVWHIHGMRKARDHAGHDHDAQGQGGDDKDGHDDHAHDNDGHDREEGGTPATTAGLNENFDNRTPGIPAVLIKPKSIADAYRLRQDYRGETSLAVFPGEVLTRLYATLGDAKIVLTAVAIGAQALVAASLVLVTILHLSQRRRQIGALRALGAPRLSVSLIVWLEPFLLILVGIAFGFVLGYSAALTIAKVVTQGSGVRLPVEFARGDFWSAFLLVIFAALLALIPAVLAYRQSPAAALRA
- a CDS encoding ABC transporter permease; this translates as MLRFLAVRTARAVLTLFICVSAVFITLRLAGDPAEIMLSVDTQPEVRAYYSELWGLDQPIYDQYIRYFTSALRGDFGLSFADERPAFDAVIEALPNTALLGSASLLLALIVGLPLGILAALKHNSAIDRLAMASAVFGYAVPVFFLGILLILLFALKLRVLPSAGSDSLTHLILPVVTLGLPLAGRLARFARTSTLEVLGKPFIRAARGRGVMPVGVIVRHALPNASVPLLMFLGIEIGNILAGSAVVETIFAWPGIGRLLVDSVATRDLPVVQAVIITITLIMVSANLLVDIVHIMIDPRLGGFRKASGAQA
- a CDS encoding ABC transporter permease → MATLDTSAPATRRSLSLGMSPIVVISAAFLVFMVFVAIFAEWLAPIHYTTQNLAARLRPPLTVQGDFTYYLGTDQLGRDILSRLIYAIRTSILIAVLGTLLGAVVGTLLGFVAARLRGLPDQAIMMLVDTQAAIPALLLALTMLAFFGNNVVLFIILVSLDGWEKYTRLARGLVVSEQTSDYINAVEALGARSGRVIFKHLLPNIVAALVVQATLNFPGTILLETSLSFLGLGVQPPGTSLGLMLGEGRRHLLNAWWIAVFPGCAIFLTTLAMSLFGDWLRDRLDPTVDRG
- a CDS encoding glycerophosphodiester phosphodiesterase family protein, encoding MAFAWMEPAAHPLVIAHRGGALLASENTPAAFIAARSAGAHAVETDVRRTADGALVCVHDADLARLAGDPRRVDELSLQELRCCLPAVMTLDEALAVSKGLGVLLDVKMTDSAILAPIMALLAEGEAIERTMLGLRDLALIDAARMRSDAVNILVFLEDPDSAPQARRAGADWFRLWEGAATALRAATARAEGLRLAVMVGQPRSEPLPGEYPPFPVGHIDHEGLEGLAALKPDAILLDDPRLIASTHS
- a CDS encoding ABC transporter substrate-binding protein — its product is MVSFTRRRLLEGAVAAPFIVSATRGFAAASDRPNFTIAVADLPATLEPARELSNVGTRVTYSIFDTLIRRDFLGSPDGGGSDLKPHLATKWERVSPSELIVTLREGVKFHNGDELTSEDVAYTFRDGRLWGDKAQIPGGKPYFGVLASVEPIDRYTVRFRTKAPDVLLEQRLASWCAWIVNKRAYEEMGFEAYSKKPVATGPYKVVSHSASEATALDAFDDYFMGRPTAKRVTFKRVPELAARVAGLVAGDYDLITNIPPDQMSVVGDYKDIDVRSVVLANVHVLAFNEKDKVLSDKRIRQALVASIDRQALVDSLWQGTALVPQSHNFPEYGQMFVEGRKLPFDQAKARALLKEAGYNGEPIVYRTQANYYTNALEAGQILIEQWKAVGINASLQVIENSTQQRGPGAQIFNWSNSTRLPDPLGAIWVAWGADGEIQKQGFWQSADAFNKAGRALEAETDPAKRKAFFTQMLDAWEDEAQATILYQPSEAYAIKKSIAWRPTTFYFMDLRPDNLSFGKA
- a CDS encoding branched-chain amino acid ABC transporter permease, coding for MDNKARLALGAVLLVLALAAPFVLYPTFAMKLLCFALFAVAFNLLIGFTGLLSFGHAAFFGTGGYIAAHAAKVWGLTPELAILTGMAASAVFGVIIGFLAIRRKGIYFAMITLAMSQMIFFLYLQARFTGGEDGLQRVPRGHLFGLIDLSQPLAMYYTVLAIFLIGFFIVWRVVHSPYGQVLKAIREHEPRAISLGYDVDRYKLVVFVLSATIAGMAGGTKAIVFQLASLTDVTWQASGQVVLMTLLGGIGTMLGPVVGAFLVVSLENYLAAYSLPVPVVIGAVFVASVLLFRRGIVGEIEHRLARNKD